The genomic interval TCAACGGCTTCCCGGCCGTGAATCACGGCGTCGAGGACTGCCGGCGGCTCGTCCGGGCGCTCGACGCCCCGATCGAGGTGCGCCACGGCACCCCCGACGCGCGCCTGCTGGCGATGGTCACGCTCGCCGGCGGCTTCCAGTCCTTCGAGGGCGGCCCCATCTCGTACAACATCCCCTACACCAAACGCCACGACTTAGCGACGACCATCGAGCACTGGCAGTTCGTCGACCGGCTCTGTGGTGCCTACACCGAGCGCGGGGTCACCATCAACCGCGAGCCCTTCGGCCCGCTGACCGGGACGCTCGTCCCGCCCTGCATCGCCATCGCAGTGATGCTCGTCGAGGGAAAGCTCGCGGCCACACAGGGCGTGCGCTCGGTGACACTGGGCTACGGGCAAGTGGGGAATCTCGTTCAGGACGTGGCCGCCCTGCGCGCGCTGCGGACGCTGGGCGAGCGGTACCTCCCCGACAGTGTCACTGTGACCACCGTCTTCCACGAATGGATGGGCGGCTTCCCGCCCGACGAGGCCCGCGCCAACGGCGTCATCAGTCTGGGCGGCGCGACCGCGGCGGTCGCGAAGCCGGACAAGGTCATCACCAAGTCCGCACAGGAGTTCCGCGGCGTCCCCACCAAGGAGGCCAACGCCGCCGGCCTGCGCACCACGAGACAGCTTATCGATATGATGATAGAGCAAGACATCGACCTCGGCGGCATCGACGACGAACAGCGCCTCATCGAGCGGGCCACGACGGCCCTCGTCGACGCCATCGAACGGGCGGGCGACGGTGACGTCGCCCGGGGCGTCGTCGCGGCCTTCGACAGCGGCGAGATGGACGTGCCCTTCGCTCCCTCTGACGCGGCGGCGGGGGCGGTTTTGCCGGCCCGCGACGACGACGGCCGGGTGCGTATCTTCAACTTCGCCGACCTCGCCCTGCCCGACGACGTCAGGGAGACACACGAGGCGAAACTCGGCGAGCGCGCCCGGACCGAGGGCCGGGACCAGTCGTTCCGGATGGTCGCCGACGACGTGGACGCCATCAGCGACGGGAAGTTGATTGGGCGGCCCGCCGGCCACCGGGGAGGTGCCAGCGATGCGGATTGAGGCCGTCCGGGCGATTCCCGGCCTGTCGGGCTTTTTCTTCGACGACCAGCGGGCCATCAAAGCCGGCGCTACCCAGCGGGGCTTCGCGTACGACGGCTCGCCACAGACGGCGGGGTTCGAGCGGGTCCGCGAGGCCGGCGAGTCCCTCATCGTCGAGCTGGAACTCGCCGACGGCTCCGTGGTCACGGGCGACTGCGCCGCGGTGCAGTACTCCGGTGCCGGCGGCCGGGACCCGCTCTTTCGCGCCGGCGAGTACCGCCCCGTCGTGGAAGGGAGCGTCGCCGACGCGCTCCGAGGCCGCGATGCGACGCTGTTTCGCGAGAACGCGGAAACGGTCGAAGCGCTCGACCCCGCCACTGCCGACAGCGACCGTCTTCACACCGCCGTCCGCTACGGCGTCTCCCAGGCGCTGTTGAACGCCGCCGCCCGAGCGCGGGGCCGGACACCCACCGACGTGCTCGCGGCGGCCTACGACACCGACCCCGCGACCGCGCCCGTCCCCGTCTTCGGCCAGTCGGGCGACGAACGCCGGACCAACGCGGAGAAGATGCTCATCAAGGAGGTCCCGGTGCTTCCACACGGCCTGTTCAACAGCGTCGAGAAAGTGGGCGACGACGGCGCGGTGCTGTGTGAGTACCTCGCGTGGCTGGCCGACAGGGCCGACGCGCTGGGCCCCGAGGGGTACGCGCCGCGGTTCCACGTCGACGTCTACGGCATCCTCGGGGAGGTGTTCGGGCCGCCGTACGACCGCACCGAGGTGACGGCGTACTTCGACTCGCTGCGGGAAGCCGCCGCGCCCTATCCGCTACAGGTCGAGGGCCCGATGGACGCCGGGAGCCGCGAGACGCAGATCGCACAGATGGCCGAGCTCCGCGACGGGCTGCAGTCCGCGGGCGTGGCCGTCGACATCGTCGCCGACG from Halomicroarcula saliterrae carries:
- a CDS encoding methylaspartate ammonia-lyase → MRIEAVRAIPGLSGFFFDDQRAIKAGATQRGFAYDGSPQTAGFERVREAGESLIVELELADGSVVTGDCAAVQYSGAGGRDPLFRAGEYRPVVEGSVADALRGRDATLFRENAETVEALDPATADSDRLHTAVRYGVSQALLNAAARARGRTPTDVLAAAYDTDPATAPVPVFGQSGDERRTNAEKMLIKEVPVLPHGLFNSVEKVGDDGAVLCEYLAWLADRADALGPEGYAPRFHVDVYGILGEVFGPPYDRTEVTAYFDSLREAAAPYPLQVEGPMDAGSRETQIAQMAELRDGLQSAGVAVDIVADEWCNTFEDVRAFVDRGAADVVQIKTPDLGGVQRSAEAVLYCDGTDTRAYLGGTCNETVTSARACAHVALATDAAQVLAKPGMGFDEGFMVVTNEMRRATRATDATGGSEVAQGPSGDSREARSTGSGDDD
- a CDS encoding methylaspartate mutase subunit E, with product MPTDTKLPADELQRIAHDLRDDWHTGRTVDFEEAVAFHESLPAEKRFARVLESADRPLLQPRAGVPCLEDQIDLLRYLHDEGGADLLPTTIDSYTRDNQYEKAEEGLSASRNGDDELNGFPAVNHGVEDCRRLVRALDAPIEVRHGTPDARLLAMVTLAGGFQSFEGGPISYNIPYTKRHDLATTIEHWQFVDRLCGAYTERGVTINREPFGPLTGTLVPPCIAIAVMLVEGKLAATQGVRSVTLGYGQVGNLVQDVAALRALRTLGERYLPDSVTVTTVFHEWMGGFPPDEARANGVISLGGATAAVAKPDKVITKSAQEFRGVPTKEANAAGLRTTRQLIDMMIEQDIDLGGIDDEQRLIERATTALVDAIERAGDGDVARGVVAAFDSGEMDVPFAPSDAAAGAVLPARDDDGRVRIFNFADLALPDDVRETHEAKLGERARTEGRDQSFRMVADDVDAISDGKLIGRPAGHRGGASDAD